A window of Rattus norvegicus strain BN/NHsdMcwi chromosome 14, GRCr8, whole genome shotgun sequence contains these coding sequences:
- the Dgkq gene encoding diacylglycerol kinase theta isoform X3, with protein sequence MATAAESGARTWPGSGSPRLGSPAGSPVLGISGRARPGSGPERTGRAIGSVAPGHSFRKVTLTKPTFCHLCSDFIWGLAGFLCDVCNFMSHEKCLKQVKTPCTSIAPSLVRVPVAHCFGSLGLYKRKFCVVCRKSLEVPAFRCEVCELHVHPDCVPFACSDCRQCHQDGQHDYDTYHHHWREGNLPSGARCEVCRKTCGSSDVLAGVRCEWCGVQAHSVCSTALTPECTFGRLRSMVLPPSCVRLLSRNFSKMHCFRIPETMVLELGDGDDGLDGSAAVGTGREVSAATESTKQTLKIFDGNDSMRKNQFRLVTVSRLARNEEVMEAALRAYYINEDPKDFQLQALPLTLLSGNAQALGKAGTTEEETSKDSGPGDSVPEAWVIRSLPRTQEILKIYPDWLKVGVAYVSIRVNSQSTARSVVQEVLPLFGRQVEDQERFQLIEVLMSSRQVQRTVLVDEEPLLDRLRDIRQTSVRQASQTRFYVAEARAVTPHVSLFVGGLPPGLSPQDYSNLLHEAMATKGAVVLDVTCFAEAERLYMLARDTAVHGRPLTALVLPDVLNLAMSGKRCTEGCRGQRISYEDCQKDLCLGSTKSPQHTKLPPDCCPLLVFVNPKSGGLKGRELLCSFRKLLNPHQVFELTNGGPLPGFHLFSQVPCFRVLVCGGDGTVGWVLAALEETRRHLACPEPSVAILPLGTGNDLGRVLRWGAGYSGEDPFSVLVSVDEADAVLMDRWTILLDAHEIDSTENNVVETEPPKIVQMNNYCGIGIDAELSLDFHQAREEEPGKFTSRFHNKGVYVRVGLQKISHSRSLHKEIRLQVEQQEVELPSIEGLIFINIPSWGSGADLWGSDSDSRFEKPRIDDGLLEVVGVTGVVHMGQVQGGLRSGIRIAQGSYFRVTLLKATPVQVDGEPWIQAPGHMIISATAPKVHMLRKAKQKPRKAGAIRDTRVDTLPAPEGNPL encoded by the exons TCTGCAACTTCATGTCCCATGAGAAGTGCCTAAAGCAGGTGAAGACCCCGTGCACAAGCATTGCGCCAAGCCTCGTCCGG GTCCCTGTAGCCCACTGCTTTGGTTCCCTTGGTCTCTACAAGCGCAAGTTCTGTGTGGTCTGCCGCAAGAGCCTGGAGGTACCTGCGTTCCGCTGTGAAG TGTGTGAGCTGCACGTTCACCCCGACTGTGTGCCCTTCGCCTGCAGCGACTGTCGTCAGTGTCACCAGGATGGACAGCACGATTAT GACACGTATCACCACCACTGGAGGGAGGGGAATCTGCCTTCTGGTGCTCGATGTGAGGTCTGTAGGAAGACTTGTGGCTCCTCGGATGTGCTGGCTGGTGTACGCTGCGAGTGGTGTGGTGTACAG GCTCACTCCGTGTGCTCCACAGCACTCACCCCTGAGTGTACATTTGGACGTCTACGCTCCATGGTACTGCCTCCTTCGTGTGTGCGCCTGTTGTCCCGAAACTTCAGCAAGATGCACTGCTTCCGAATCCCCGAGACCATGGTCCTGGAGCTCG GTGATGGGGATGATGGCCTAGATGGGAGTGCTGCAGTCGGCACAGGCAGAGAGGTATCGGCAGCTACAGAATCTA CCAAACAGACCCTGAAGATCTTTGATGGCAACGACTCCATGAGGAAAAATCAGTTTCGCCTGGTTACAGTTTCCCGCCTAGCTCGGAATGAGGAAGTGATG GAGGCAGCACTCCGGGCCTACTATATCAACGAGGACCCTAAGGACTTCCAGCTGCAGGCACTGCCCCTAACGTTACTGTCTGGCAATGCCCAGGCTCTGGGGAAGGCCGGGACCACTGAGGAGGAGACAAGTAAAGACTCCGGGCCCGGGGATTCCGTGCCTGAGGCCTGGGTCATCAGGTCTCTGCCTCGTACCCAAGAGATCCTGAAGATCTACCCTGACTGGCTCAA GGTAGGTGTGGCCTACGTGTCCATCCGTGTGAACTCCCAGAGTACAGCACGGTCTGTGGTTCAAGAGGTTCTCCCACTGTTTGGACGACAG GTTGAGGATCAGGAGAGATTCCAGCTGATTGAGGTGCTTATGAGCAGCAGACAAG TCCAACGGACGGTGCTGGTGGATGAAGAACCTCTGCTAGATCGACTCCGGGACATCCGACAG ACATCTGTGCGCCAGGCGAGCCAGACGCGGTTCTATGTGGCCGAGGCCAGGGCCGTGACCCCACATGTCTCCCTGTTTGTGGGTGGCCTGCCACCTGGCTTGTCCCCTCAGGATTACAGCAACCTGCTGCATGAGGCCATGGCCACCAAAG GTGCGGTAGTTCTGGATGTCACCTGCTTCGCGGAGGCTGAGCGGCTATACATGCTGGCCAGGGACACAGCAGTGCATGGCCGGCCACTGACTGCACTAGTGCTTCCAGATGTGCTG AACCTGGCAATGTCTGGGAAGAGGTGCACAGAGGGCTGCAGAGGACAGAGAATTTCATATGAGGATTGCCAGAAGGATTTATGCCTGGGTTCCACAAAGTCCCCACAG CACACGAagctgcctcctgactgctgccCTCTCCTCGTGTTTGTGAACCCCAAGAGTGGGGGCCTCAAGGGACGAGAACTGCTCTGCAGTTTCCGGAAGCTGCTGAATCCACACCAGGTCTTTGAGCTCACCAACGGGGGCCCTCTTCCTGG GTTCCACCTTTTCTCCCAGGTGCCCTGCTTTCGGGTACTGGTCTGTGGTGGAGATGGCACCGTGGGCTGGGTGCTCGCTGCCCTGGAGGAGACAAGGCGCCATCTGGCCTGCCCAGAGCCATCTGTGGCCATCCTACCCCTGGGTACAG GGAATGACCTTGGCCGGGTCCTCCGTTGGGGAGCAGGCTATAGTGGTGAGGACCCATTTTCTGTGCTGGTGTCTGTGGATGAGGCTGATGCTGTGCTCATGGATCGATGGACAATCCTGCTGGACGCTCATGAAATTGATAGTACAGAGAACAATGTGGTAGAAACAGAGCCCCCCAAG ATTGTTCAGATGAATAACTACTGTGGCATTGGCATTGATGCGGAGCTCAGCCTAGACTTCCACCAGGCACGTGAAGAGGAGCCTGGCAAATTCACAAGCAG GTTCCACAACAAGGGCGTGTATGTGCGGGTTGGGCTGCAGAAGATCAGCCACTCTCGAAGCCTGCACAAGGAGATCCGTCTGCAGGTGGAGCAGCAGGAAGTGGAGCTGCCCAGCATTGAGGGTCTTATCTTCATTAACATCCCCAG CTGGGGCTCAGGGGCTGACCTGTGGGGCTCTGACAGTGACTCAAGGTTTGAGAAGCCACGCATAGACGACGGGCTGTTGGAGGTGGTGGGTGTGACAGGTGTCGTGCACATG GGCCAGGTACAAGGTGGGCTGCGCTCTGGAATCCGAATCGCCCAGGGCTCCTACTTCCGTGTCACACTCCTCAAGGCTACTCCAGTGCAGGTGGACGGTGAGCCCTGGATTCAGGCCCCAGGTCACATGATCATCTCTGCTACTGCACCTAAG GTTCACATGCTGAGGAAAGCTAAGCAGAAGCCCAGGAAGGCTGGCGCCATCAGGGATACCCGAGTGGACACCTTGCCTGCTCCTGAGGGCAATCCTTTATAG
- the Dgkq gene encoding diacylglycerol kinase theta isoform X2, which yields MATAAESGARTWPGSGSPRLGSPAGSPVLGISGRARPGSGPERTGRAIGSVAPGHSFRKVTLTKPTFCHLCSDFIWGLAGFLCDVCNFMSHEKCLKQVKTPCTSIAPSLVRVPVAHCFGSLGLYKRKFCVVCRKSLEVPAFRCEVCELHVHPDCVPFACSDCRQCHQDGQHDYDTYHHHWREGNLPSGARCEVCRKTCGSSDVLAGVRCEWCGVQAHSVCSTALTPECTFGRLRSMVLPPSCVRLLSRNFSKMHCFRIPETMVLELGDGDDGLDGSAAVGTGREVSAATESTKQTLKIFDGNDSMRKNQFRLVTVSRLARNEEVMEAALRAYYINEDPKDFQLQALPLTLLSGNAQALGKAGTTEEETSKDSGPGDSVPEAWVIRSLPRTQEILKIYPDWLKVGVAYVSIRVNSQSTARSVVQEVLPLFGRQVEDQERFQLIEVLMSSRQVQRTVLVDEEPLLDRLRDIRQTSVRQASQTRFYVAEARAVTPHVSLFVGGLPPGLSPQDYSNLLHEAMATKAAVVSVSHVYSLQGAVVLDVTCFAEAERLYMLARDTAVHGRPLTALVLPDVLNLAMSGKRCTEGCRGQRISYEDCQKDLCLGSTKSPQHTKLPPDCCPLLVFVNPKSGGLKGRELLCSFRKLLNPHQVFELTNGGPLPGFHLFSQVPCFRVLVCGGDGTVGWVLAALEETRRHLACPEPSVAILPLGNDLGRVLRWGAGYSGEDPFSVLVSVDEADAVLMDRWTILLDAHEIDSTENNVVETEPPKIVQMNNYCGIGIDAELSLDFHQAREEEPGKFTSRFHNKGVYVRVGLQKISHSRSLHKEIRLQVEQQEVELPSIEGLIFINIPSWGSGADLWGSDSDSRFEKPRIDDGLLEVVGVTGVVHMGQVQGGLRSGIRIAQGSYFRVTLLKATPVQVDGEPWIQAPGHMIISATAPKVHMLRKAKQKPRKAGAIRDTRVDTLPAPEGNPL from the exons TCTGCAACTTCATGTCCCATGAGAAGTGCCTAAAGCAGGTGAAGACCCCGTGCACAAGCATTGCGCCAAGCCTCGTCCGG GTCCCTGTAGCCCACTGCTTTGGTTCCCTTGGTCTCTACAAGCGCAAGTTCTGTGTGGTCTGCCGCAAGAGCCTGGAGGTACCTGCGTTCCGCTGTGAAG TGTGTGAGCTGCACGTTCACCCCGACTGTGTGCCCTTCGCCTGCAGCGACTGTCGTCAGTGTCACCAGGATGGACAGCACGATTAT GACACGTATCACCACCACTGGAGGGAGGGGAATCTGCCTTCTGGTGCTCGATGTGAGGTCTGTAGGAAGACTTGTGGCTCCTCGGATGTGCTGGCTGGTGTACGCTGCGAGTGGTGTGGTGTACAG GCTCACTCCGTGTGCTCCACAGCACTCACCCCTGAGTGTACATTTGGACGTCTACGCTCCATGGTACTGCCTCCTTCGTGTGTGCGCCTGTTGTCCCGAAACTTCAGCAAGATGCACTGCTTCCGAATCCCCGAGACCATGGTCCTGGAGCTCG GTGATGGGGATGATGGCCTAGATGGGAGTGCTGCAGTCGGCACAGGCAGAGAGGTATCGGCAGCTACAGAATCTA CCAAACAGACCCTGAAGATCTTTGATGGCAACGACTCCATGAGGAAAAATCAGTTTCGCCTGGTTACAGTTTCCCGCCTAGCTCGGAATGAGGAAGTGATG GAGGCAGCACTCCGGGCCTACTATATCAACGAGGACCCTAAGGACTTCCAGCTGCAGGCACTGCCCCTAACGTTACTGTCTGGCAATGCCCAGGCTCTGGGGAAGGCCGGGACCACTGAGGAGGAGACAAGTAAAGACTCCGGGCCCGGGGATTCCGTGCCTGAGGCCTGGGTCATCAGGTCTCTGCCTCGTACCCAAGAGATCCTGAAGATCTACCCTGACTGGCTCAA GGTAGGTGTGGCCTACGTGTCCATCCGTGTGAACTCCCAGAGTACAGCACGGTCTGTGGTTCAAGAGGTTCTCCCACTGTTTGGACGACAG GTTGAGGATCAGGAGAGATTCCAGCTGATTGAGGTGCTTATGAGCAGCAGACAAG TCCAACGGACGGTGCTGGTGGATGAAGAACCTCTGCTAGATCGACTCCGGGACATCCGACAG ACATCTGTGCGCCAGGCGAGCCAGACGCGGTTCTATGTGGCCGAGGCCAGGGCCGTGACCCCACATGTCTCCCTGTTTGTGGGTGGCCTGCCACCTGGCTTGTCCCCTCAGGATTACAGCAACCTGCTGCATGAGGCCATGGCCACCAAAG CTGCTGTGGTGTCTGTGAGTCACGTCTACTCCTTACAAG GTGCGGTAGTTCTGGATGTCACCTGCTTCGCGGAGGCTGAGCGGCTATACATGCTGGCCAGGGACACAGCAGTGCATGGCCGGCCACTGACTGCACTAGTGCTTCCAGATGTGCTG AACCTGGCAATGTCTGGGAAGAGGTGCACAGAGGGCTGCAGAGGACAGAGAATTTCATATGAGGATTGCCAGAAGGATTTATGCCTGGGTTCCACAAAGTCCCCACAG CACACGAagctgcctcctgactgctgccCTCTCCTCGTGTTTGTGAACCCCAAGAGTGGGGGCCTCAAGGGACGAGAACTGCTCTGCAGTTTCCGGAAGCTGCTGAATCCACACCAGGTCTTTGAGCTCACCAACGGGGGCCCTCTTCCTGG GTTCCACCTTTTCTCCCAGGTGCCCTGCTTTCGGGTACTGGTCTGTGGTGGAGATGGCACCGTGGGCTGGGTGCTCGCTGCCCTGGAGGAGACAAGGCGCCATCTGGCCTGCCCAGAGCCATCTGTGGCCATCCTACCCCTGG GGAATGACCTTGGCCGGGTCCTCCGTTGGGGAGCAGGCTATAGTGGTGAGGACCCATTTTCTGTGCTGGTGTCTGTGGATGAGGCTGATGCTGTGCTCATGGATCGATGGACAATCCTGCTGGACGCTCATGAAATTGATAGTACAGAGAACAATGTGGTAGAAACAGAGCCCCCCAAG ATTGTTCAGATGAATAACTACTGTGGCATTGGCATTGATGCGGAGCTCAGCCTAGACTTCCACCAGGCACGTGAAGAGGAGCCTGGCAAATTCACAAGCAG GTTCCACAACAAGGGCGTGTATGTGCGGGTTGGGCTGCAGAAGATCAGCCACTCTCGAAGCCTGCACAAGGAGATCCGTCTGCAGGTGGAGCAGCAGGAAGTGGAGCTGCCCAGCATTGAGGGTCTTATCTTCATTAACATCCCCAG CTGGGGCTCAGGGGCTGACCTGTGGGGCTCTGACAGTGACTCAAGGTTTGAGAAGCCACGCATAGACGACGGGCTGTTGGAGGTGGTGGGTGTGACAGGTGTCGTGCACATG GGCCAGGTACAAGGTGGGCTGCGCTCTGGAATCCGAATCGCCCAGGGCTCCTACTTCCGTGTCACACTCCTCAAGGCTACTCCAGTGCAGGTGGACGGTGAGCCCTGGATTCAGGCCCCAGGTCACATGATCATCTCTGCTACTGCACCTAAG GTTCACATGCTGAGGAAAGCTAAGCAGAAGCCCAGGAAGGCTGGCGCCATCAGGGATACCCGAGTGGACACCTTGCCTGCTCCTGAGGGCAATCCTTTATAG
- the Dgkq gene encoding diacylglycerol kinase theta isoform X1, with product MATAAESGARTWPGSGSPRLGSPAGSPVLGISGRARPGSGPERTGRAIGSVAPGHSFRKVTLTKPTFCHLCSDFIWGLAGFLCDVCNFMSHEKCLKQVKTPCTSIAPSLVRVPVAHCFGSLGLYKRKFCVVCRKSLEVPAFRCEVCELHVHPDCVPFACSDCRQCHQDGQHDYDTYHHHWREGNLPSGARCEVCRKTCGSSDVLAGVRCEWCGVQAHSVCSTALTPECTFGRLRSMVLPPSCVRLLSRNFSKMHCFRIPETMVLELGDGDDGLDGSAAVGTGREVSAATESTKQTLKIFDGNDSMRKNQFRLVTVSRLARNEEVMEAALRAYYINEDPKDFQLQALPLTLLSGNAQALGKAGTTEEETSKDSGPGDSVPEAWVIRSLPRTQEILKIYPDWLKVGVAYVSIRVNSQSTARSVVQEVLPLFGRQVEDQERFQLIEVLMSSRQVQRTVLVDEEPLLDRLRDIRQTSVRQASQTRFYVAEARAVTPHVSLFVGGLPPGLSPQDYSNLLHEAMATKAAVVSVSHVYSLQGAVVLDVTCFAEAERLYMLARDTAVHGRPLTALVLPDVLNLAMSGKRCTEGCRGQRISYEDCQKDLCLGSTKSPQHTKLPPDCCPLLVFVNPKSGGLKGRELLCSFRKLLNPHQVFELTNGGPLPGFHLFSQVPCFRVLVCGGDGTVGWVLAALEETRRHLACPEPSVAILPLGTGNDLGRVLRWGAGYSGEDPFSVLVSVDEADAVLMDRWTILLDAHEIDSTENNVVETEPPKIVQMNNYCGIGIDAELSLDFHQAREEEPGKFTSRFHNKGVYVRVGLQKISHSRSLHKEIRLQVEQQEVELPSIEGLIFINIPSWGSGADLWGSDSDSRFEKPRIDDGLLEVVGVTGVVHMGQVQGGLRSGIRIAQGSYFRVTLLKATPVQVDGEPWIQAPGHMIISATAPKVHMLRKAKQKPRKAGAIRDTRVDTLPAPEGNPL from the exons TCTGCAACTTCATGTCCCATGAGAAGTGCCTAAAGCAGGTGAAGACCCCGTGCACAAGCATTGCGCCAAGCCTCGTCCGG GTCCCTGTAGCCCACTGCTTTGGTTCCCTTGGTCTCTACAAGCGCAAGTTCTGTGTGGTCTGCCGCAAGAGCCTGGAGGTACCTGCGTTCCGCTGTGAAG TGTGTGAGCTGCACGTTCACCCCGACTGTGTGCCCTTCGCCTGCAGCGACTGTCGTCAGTGTCACCAGGATGGACAGCACGATTAT GACACGTATCACCACCACTGGAGGGAGGGGAATCTGCCTTCTGGTGCTCGATGTGAGGTCTGTAGGAAGACTTGTGGCTCCTCGGATGTGCTGGCTGGTGTACGCTGCGAGTGGTGTGGTGTACAG GCTCACTCCGTGTGCTCCACAGCACTCACCCCTGAGTGTACATTTGGACGTCTACGCTCCATGGTACTGCCTCCTTCGTGTGTGCGCCTGTTGTCCCGAAACTTCAGCAAGATGCACTGCTTCCGAATCCCCGAGACCATGGTCCTGGAGCTCG GTGATGGGGATGATGGCCTAGATGGGAGTGCTGCAGTCGGCACAGGCAGAGAGGTATCGGCAGCTACAGAATCTA CCAAACAGACCCTGAAGATCTTTGATGGCAACGACTCCATGAGGAAAAATCAGTTTCGCCTGGTTACAGTTTCCCGCCTAGCTCGGAATGAGGAAGTGATG GAGGCAGCACTCCGGGCCTACTATATCAACGAGGACCCTAAGGACTTCCAGCTGCAGGCACTGCCCCTAACGTTACTGTCTGGCAATGCCCAGGCTCTGGGGAAGGCCGGGACCACTGAGGAGGAGACAAGTAAAGACTCCGGGCCCGGGGATTCCGTGCCTGAGGCCTGGGTCATCAGGTCTCTGCCTCGTACCCAAGAGATCCTGAAGATCTACCCTGACTGGCTCAA GGTAGGTGTGGCCTACGTGTCCATCCGTGTGAACTCCCAGAGTACAGCACGGTCTGTGGTTCAAGAGGTTCTCCCACTGTTTGGACGACAG GTTGAGGATCAGGAGAGATTCCAGCTGATTGAGGTGCTTATGAGCAGCAGACAAG TCCAACGGACGGTGCTGGTGGATGAAGAACCTCTGCTAGATCGACTCCGGGACATCCGACAG ACATCTGTGCGCCAGGCGAGCCAGACGCGGTTCTATGTGGCCGAGGCCAGGGCCGTGACCCCACATGTCTCCCTGTTTGTGGGTGGCCTGCCACCTGGCTTGTCCCCTCAGGATTACAGCAACCTGCTGCATGAGGCCATGGCCACCAAAG CTGCTGTGGTGTCTGTGAGTCACGTCTACTCCTTACAAG GTGCGGTAGTTCTGGATGTCACCTGCTTCGCGGAGGCTGAGCGGCTATACATGCTGGCCAGGGACACAGCAGTGCATGGCCGGCCACTGACTGCACTAGTGCTTCCAGATGTGCTG AACCTGGCAATGTCTGGGAAGAGGTGCACAGAGGGCTGCAGAGGACAGAGAATTTCATATGAGGATTGCCAGAAGGATTTATGCCTGGGTTCCACAAAGTCCCCACAG CACACGAagctgcctcctgactgctgccCTCTCCTCGTGTTTGTGAACCCCAAGAGTGGGGGCCTCAAGGGACGAGAACTGCTCTGCAGTTTCCGGAAGCTGCTGAATCCACACCAGGTCTTTGAGCTCACCAACGGGGGCCCTCTTCCTGG GTTCCACCTTTTCTCCCAGGTGCCCTGCTTTCGGGTACTGGTCTGTGGTGGAGATGGCACCGTGGGCTGGGTGCTCGCTGCCCTGGAGGAGACAAGGCGCCATCTGGCCTGCCCAGAGCCATCTGTGGCCATCCTACCCCTGGGTACAG GGAATGACCTTGGCCGGGTCCTCCGTTGGGGAGCAGGCTATAGTGGTGAGGACCCATTTTCTGTGCTGGTGTCTGTGGATGAGGCTGATGCTGTGCTCATGGATCGATGGACAATCCTGCTGGACGCTCATGAAATTGATAGTACAGAGAACAATGTGGTAGAAACAGAGCCCCCCAAG ATTGTTCAGATGAATAACTACTGTGGCATTGGCATTGATGCGGAGCTCAGCCTAGACTTCCACCAGGCACGTGAAGAGGAGCCTGGCAAATTCACAAGCAG GTTCCACAACAAGGGCGTGTATGTGCGGGTTGGGCTGCAGAAGATCAGCCACTCTCGAAGCCTGCACAAGGAGATCCGTCTGCAGGTGGAGCAGCAGGAAGTGGAGCTGCCCAGCATTGAGGGTCTTATCTTCATTAACATCCCCAG CTGGGGCTCAGGGGCTGACCTGTGGGGCTCTGACAGTGACTCAAGGTTTGAGAAGCCACGCATAGACGACGGGCTGTTGGAGGTGGTGGGTGTGACAGGTGTCGTGCACATG GGCCAGGTACAAGGTGGGCTGCGCTCTGGAATCCGAATCGCCCAGGGCTCCTACTTCCGTGTCACACTCCTCAAGGCTACTCCAGTGCAGGTGGACGGTGAGCCCTGGATTCAGGCCCCAGGTCACATGATCATCTCTGCTACTGCACCTAAG GTTCACATGCTGAGGAAAGCTAAGCAGAAGCCCAGGAAGGCTGGCGCCATCAGGGATACCCGAGTGGACACCTTGCCTGCTCCTGAGGGCAATCCTTTATAG
- the Dgkq gene encoding diacylglycerol kinase theta isoform X4, protein MATAAESGARTWPGSGSPRLGSPAGSPVLGISGRARPGSGPERTGRAIGSVAPGHSFRKVTLTKPTFCHLCSDFIWGLAGFLCDVCNFMSHEKCLKQVKTPCTSIAPSLVRVPVAHCFGSLGLYKRKFCVVCRKSLEVPAFRCEVCELHVHPDCVPFACSDCRQCHQDGQHDYDTYHHHWREGNLPSGARCEVCRKTCGSSDVLAGVRCEWCGVQAHSVCSTALTPECTFGRLRSMVLPPSCVRLLSRNFSKMHCFRIPETMVLELGDGDDGLDGSAAVGTGREVSAATESTKQTLKIFDGNDSMRKNQFRLVTVSRLARNEEVMEAALRAYYINEDPKDFQLQALPLTLLSGNAQALGKAGTTEEETSKDSGPGDSVPEAWVIRSLPRTQEILKIYPDWLKVGVAYVSIRVNSQSTARSVVQEVLPLFGRQVEDQERFQLIEVLMSSRQVQRTVLVDEEPLLDRLRDIRQTSVRQASQTRFYVAEARAVTPHVSLFVGGLPPGLSPQDYSNLLHEAMATKGAVVLDVTCFAEAERLYMLARDTAVHGRPLTALVLPDVLHTKLPPDCCPLLVFVNPKSGGLKGRELLCSFRKLLNPHQVFELTNGGPLPGFHLFSQVPCFRVLVCGGDGTVGWVLAALEETRRHLACPEPSVAILPLGTGNDLGRVLRWGAGYSGEDPFSVLVSVDEADAVLMDRWTILLDAHEIDSTENNVVETEPPKIVQMNNYCGIGIDAELSLDFHQAREEEPGKFTSRFHNKGVYVRVGLQKISHSRSLHKEIRLQVEQQEVELPSIEGLIFINIPSWGSGADLWGSDSDSRFEKPRIDDGLLEVVGVTGVVHMGQVQGGLRSGIRIAQGSYFRVTLLKATPVQVDGEPWIQAPGHMIISATAPKVHMLRKAKQKPRKAGAIRDTRVDTLPAPEGNPL, encoded by the exons TCTGCAACTTCATGTCCCATGAGAAGTGCCTAAAGCAGGTGAAGACCCCGTGCACAAGCATTGCGCCAAGCCTCGTCCGG GTCCCTGTAGCCCACTGCTTTGGTTCCCTTGGTCTCTACAAGCGCAAGTTCTGTGTGGTCTGCCGCAAGAGCCTGGAGGTACCTGCGTTCCGCTGTGAAG TGTGTGAGCTGCACGTTCACCCCGACTGTGTGCCCTTCGCCTGCAGCGACTGTCGTCAGTGTCACCAGGATGGACAGCACGATTAT GACACGTATCACCACCACTGGAGGGAGGGGAATCTGCCTTCTGGTGCTCGATGTGAGGTCTGTAGGAAGACTTGTGGCTCCTCGGATGTGCTGGCTGGTGTACGCTGCGAGTGGTGTGGTGTACAG GCTCACTCCGTGTGCTCCACAGCACTCACCCCTGAGTGTACATTTGGACGTCTACGCTCCATGGTACTGCCTCCTTCGTGTGTGCGCCTGTTGTCCCGAAACTTCAGCAAGATGCACTGCTTCCGAATCCCCGAGACCATGGTCCTGGAGCTCG GTGATGGGGATGATGGCCTAGATGGGAGTGCTGCAGTCGGCACAGGCAGAGAGGTATCGGCAGCTACAGAATCTA CCAAACAGACCCTGAAGATCTTTGATGGCAACGACTCCATGAGGAAAAATCAGTTTCGCCTGGTTACAGTTTCCCGCCTAGCTCGGAATGAGGAAGTGATG GAGGCAGCACTCCGGGCCTACTATATCAACGAGGACCCTAAGGACTTCCAGCTGCAGGCACTGCCCCTAACGTTACTGTCTGGCAATGCCCAGGCTCTGGGGAAGGCCGGGACCACTGAGGAGGAGACAAGTAAAGACTCCGGGCCCGGGGATTCCGTGCCTGAGGCCTGGGTCATCAGGTCTCTGCCTCGTACCCAAGAGATCCTGAAGATCTACCCTGACTGGCTCAA GGTAGGTGTGGCCTACGTGTCCATCCGTGTGAACTCCCAGAGTACAGCACGGTCTGTGGTTCAAGAGGTTCTCCCACTGTTTGGACGACAG GTTGAGGATCAGGAGAGATTCCAGCTGATTGAGGTGCTTATGAGCAGCAGACAAG TCCAACGGACGGTGCTGGTGGATGAAGAACCTCTGCTAGATCGACTCCGGGACATCCGACAG ACATCTGTGCGCCAGGCGAGCCAGACGCGGTTCTATGTGGCCGAGGCCAGGGCCGTGACCCCACATGTCTCCCTGTTTGTGGGTGGCCTGCCACCTGGCTTGTCCCCTCAGGATTACAGCAACCTGCTGCATGAGGCCATGGCCACCAAAG GTGCGGTAGTTCTGGATGTCACCTGCTTCGCGGAGGCTGAGCGGCTATACATGCTGGCCAGGGACACAGCAGTGCATGGCCGGCCACTGACTGCACTAGTGCTTCCAGATGTGCTG CACACGAagctgcctcctgactgctgccCTCTCCTCGTGTTTGTGAACCCCAAGAGTGGGGGCCTCAAGGGACGAGAACTGCTCTGCAGTTTCCGGAAGCTGCTGAATCCACACCAGGTCTTTGAGCTCACCAACGGGGGCCCTCTTCCTGG GTTCCACCTTTTCTCCCAGGTGCCCTGCTTTCGGGTACTGGTCTGTGGTGGAGATGGCACCGTGGGCTGGGTGCTCGCTGCCCTGGAGGAGACAAGGCGCCATCTGGCCTGCCCAGAGCCATCTGTGGCCATCCTACCCCTGGGTACAG GGAATGACCTTGGCCGGGTCCTCCGTTGGGGAGCAGGCTATAGTGGTGAGGACCCATTTTCTGTGCTGGTGTCTGTGGATGAGGCTGATGCTGTGCTCATGGATCGATGGACAATCCTGCTGGACGCTCATGAAATTGATAGTACAGAGAACAATGTGGTAGAAACAGAGCCCCCCAAG ATTGTTCAGATGAATAACTACTGTGGCATTGGCATTGATGCGGAGCTCAGCCTAGACTTCCACCAGGCACGTGAAGAGGAGCCTGGCAAATTCACAAGCAG GTTCCACAACAAGGGCGTGTATGTGCGGGTTGGGCTGCAGAAGATCAGCCACTCTCGAAGCCTGCACAAGGAGATCCGTCTGCAGGTGGAGCAGCAGGAAGTGGAGCTGCCCAGCATTGAGGGTCTTATCTTCATTAACATCCCCAG CTGGGGCTCAGGGGCTGACCTGTGGGGCTCTGACAGTGACTCAAGGTTTGAGAAGCCACGCATAGACGACGGGCTGTTGGAGGTGGTGGGTGTGACAGGTGTCGTGCACATG GGCCAGGTACAAGGTGGGCTGCGCTCTGGAATCCGAATCGCCCAGGGCTCCTACTTCCGTGTCACACTCCTCAAGGCTACTCCAGTGCAGGTGGACGGTGAGCCCTGGATTCAGGCCCCAGGTCACATGATCATCTCTGCTACTGCACCTAAG GTTCACATGCTGAGGAAAGCTAAGCAGAAGCCCAGGAAGGCTGGCGCCATCAGGGATACCCGAGTGGACACCTTGCCTGCTCCTGAGGGCAATCCTTTATAG